The Streptomyces hundungensis genome contains the following window.
AGGCGGTGGCCCCACTAAAGTGAGGACCATGACCGAAACACCCGTGCACCCCGCCCTCTGGCCCGCCCCCCTAGCGAGCGGAGCCGTCGACGCGACGATCACCGTGCCCGGATCGAAATCGGTCACCAATCGCGGACTCGTCCTGGCGGCGCTCGCCGCCGAGCCCGGCTGGCTGCGCCGCCCCCTGCGCTCGCGCGACACCCTGCTGATGGCGGAGGCGCTGCGCGCCCTGGGCGTCGGCATCGAGGAGACCGTGGGCCCCGACGGTACGGGCGAGGCCTGGCGGGTGATCCCGGCCGGCCTGCACGGCCCGGCCACCGTCGACGTCGGCAACGCCGGTACGGTCATGCGCTTCCTGCCGCCGGTGGCGACCCTCGCCGACGGCCCCATCCGCTTCGATGGTGACCCCCGTTCCTACGAGCGCCCGCTGGGCGGCGTCATCGACGGACTGCGCGCGCTCGGTGCCCGCGTCGACGACGACAACCGCGGCGCGCTCCCGATGACCGTGCACGGCGCGGGCGCCCTCGAAGGCGGCCGGGTGGAGATCGACGCCTCCTCCAGCTCCCAGTTCGTCTCGGCCCTGCTCCTGTCCGCGCCCCGCTTCAACCAGGGCGTCGAGGTGCGGCACGTGGGCGCCAAGCTGCCCTCGCTTCCGCACATCCGGATGACCGTGGACATGCTGCGCTGCGTCGGCGCCCAGGTGGACGAGCCGGAGACGGGCGGCGAGCCGAACGTGTGGCGGGTCTCGCACTCGGCGCTGCTCGGCCGCGATCTGACGGTCGAGCCCGACCTTTCCAACGCCCAGCCGTTCCTGGCCGCGGCCCTCATCACGGGCGGCACGGTCGTCATCCCCGACTGGCCGTCCCGCACCACCCAGCCCGGCGACCAACTGCGCCGGATCTTCACCGAGATGGGCGGCACCTGCCAACTGACCGACCGCGGCCTGGTGTTCAAGGGTTCCGGCCGCATCCACGGCATCGACGTGGACCTGAGCGAGGTCGGCGAACTGACCCCCGGCATCGCGGCCGTCGCGGCCCTCGCCGACTCCCCCTCCACGCTGCGCGGCGTCGCACACCTGCGCCTGCACGAGACGGACCGGCTCGCCGCCCTCACCAAGGAGATCAACGAGCTGGGCGGCGATGTGACGGAGACCGAGGACGGCCTGCACATCCGGCCGCGCCCGCTGCACGGCGGTGTCTTCCACACCTACGACGACCACCGGATGGCGACGGCCGGCGCGATCATCGGCCTCGCCGTCGAGGGCGTCCAGGTGGAGAACGTGGCGACGACGGCCAAGACGCTGCCCGACTTCCCCGAGATGTGGGACGCCATGCTGACGGGGTCCGGAAGCTGAGCGGGGCCTAGGACCATGCGCCGCTACGGCAAGAACCCGGACGAGGACGACATCCGCGTCCGCCCCAACCCCAAGGGCAACCGCCCCCGCACCACGATCCGCCCCAAGCACGAGGACGCCGCCGAGGGCATGGTCCTCACGGTCGACCGCGGCCGGCTGACCTGTCTGGTCGGCGACCGCACCATCCACGCCATGAAGGCCCGCGAGCTGGGCCGCAAGGCCGCGGTGGTGGGCGACCGGGTGGACATCGTGGGCGATC
Protein-coding sequences here:
- the aroA gene encoding 3-phosphoshikimate 1-carboxyvinyltransferase, with the translated sequence MTETPVHPALWPAPLASGAVDATITVPGSKSVTNRGLVLAALAAEPGWLRRPLRSRDTLLMAEALRALGVGIEETVGPDGTGEAWRVIPAGLHGPATVDVGNAGTVMRFLPPVATLADGPIRFDGDPRSYERPLGGVIDGLRALGARVDDDNRGALPMTVHGAGALEGGRVEIDASSSSQFVSALLLSAPRFNQGVEVRHVGAKLPSLPHIRMTVDMLRCVGAQVDEPETGGEPNVWRVSHSALLGRDLTVEPDLSNAQPFLAAALITGGTVVIPDWPSRTTQPGDQLRRIFTEMGGTCQLTDRGLVFKGSGRIHGIDVDLSEVGELTPGIAAVAALADSPSTLRGVAHLRLHETDRLAALTKEINELGGDVTETEDGLHIRPRPLHGGVFHTYDDHRMATAGAIIGLAVEGVQVENVATTAKTLPDFPEMWDAMLTGSGS